In Anas platyrhynchos isolate ZD024472 breed Pekin duck chromosome 24, IASCAAS_PekinDuck_T2T, whole genome shotgun sequence, the following are encoded in one genomic region:
- the SRSF4 gene encoding serine/arginine-rich splicing factor 4 isoform X1, producing MPRVYIGRLSYQARERDVERFFKGYGKILEVDLKNGYGFVEFDDLRDADDAVYELNGKDLCGERVIVEHARGPRRDSSYGSGRSGYGYRRSGRDKYGPPTRTEYRLIVENLSSRCSWQDLKDYMRQAGEVTYADAHKGRKNEGVIEFKSYSDMKRALEKLDGTEVNGRKIRLVEDRPGSRRRRSYSRSRSHSRSRSRSRHSHKSRSRSASSSRSKSRSRSRSVSRSRSKSRSRSKSRSRGQKEKSRTPSKEDKSRSRSRSAEKSRNKSKDKSEGTVHNSDEKAKSRSRSKEKSKSRSRSGSKDRGETRGSLRSRSKEKSRSKDREKSISKARSRSKSRDESRSRSHSKDKRKSRKRSRDDSRSRSRSRSHSKSEKSKRRSKRDSKPSSKKKRKDSHERSRSVSKEKEHVKSESDKKEAKGEGEDAAAHQVSRSRSRSISKSKPNVKSDSRSRSKSVSKPRSRSKSRSRSASRSHSRSRSRSRSRS from the exons GTATGGCTTTGTTGAGTTTGATGATCTGCGAGACGCAGATGATGCAGTTTATGAGCTAAATGGTAAAGATCTTTGTGGGGAGAGAGTGATCGTTGAGCATGCCAGAGGCCCACGGCGTGACAGCAGTTACGGTTCTGGACGCA GTGGATATGGTTATAGAAGAAGCGGAAGAGATAAGTACGGTCCTCCTACCCGTACAGAATACAGATTGATTGTGGAAAATTTGTCAAGCCGCTGCAGTTGGCAAGATCTTAAG GATTATATGCGTCAGGCAGGGGAAGTGACATATGCAGATGCacacaaaggaaggaaaaatgaaggtGTGATTGAGTTCAAATCCTATTCTGACATGAAAAGAGCCCTTGAAAAGCTGGACGGGACAGAAGTAAATGGCAGAAAGATTAGATTAGTGGAAGACAGACCTGGATCAAGACGGCGCCGCTCTTACTCCAGAAGCCGAAGCCACTCAAG GTCTCGCTCTCGAAGCAGACATTCTCATAAGAGCAGGAGCCGCAGTGCCAGTAGCAGTCGCTCCAAGAGTAGATCAAGATCCAG GTCTGTGTCCCGTTCCAGAAGCAAGAGCCGTAGTCGAAGCAAGAGCCGTAGCAGAggccaaaaagagaaaagcaggacTCCAAGTAAAGAGGATAAAAGTAGGAGCCGCAGCAGGAGTGCAGAGAAATCACGGAACAAAAGCAAAGATAAATCTGAGGGCACTGTCCATAACAGTGATGAGAAAGCAAAGAGCAGGAGCCGCAGCAAGGAGAAGAGtaagagcaggagcaggagtgGAAGCAAGGACAGAGGAGAGACCAGGGGGAGCTTGAGGAGTCGGAGCAAGGAGAAGAGTAGAAGCAAAGACAGGGAGAAGAGCATTAGCAAGGCTAGAAGCAGGAGCAAGAGTAGAGACGAGAGTAGGAGCAGGAGCCACAGTAAGGACAAAAGGAAAAGTAGGAAGAGAAGCAGGGATGACAGCAGAAGTAGAAGCAGGAGCCGCAGCCACAGCAAGAGTGAGAAAAGCAAGAGGCGCAGCAAGCGAGACAGCAAACCAAGtagcaagaagaaaaggaaggacaGCCATGAGCGGTCCAGGTCAGTCtccaaagaaaaagagcatGTAAAATCAGAGTCTGACAAAAAGGAGGCAAAAGGGGAGGGTGAGGATGCAGCAGCCCATCAGGTGTCTCGCTCCAGGTCTAGGTCAATTTCCAAGTCCAAACCAAATGTCAAATCAGATTCTCGTTCCAGGTCAAAATCTGTTTCAAAACCTAGGTCCCGGTCCAAGTCTAGGTCTAGGTCTGCCTCTAGGTCACACTCCCGATCACGGTCAAGGTCTCGCTCCAGATCCTAA
- the SRSF4 gene encoding serine/arginine-rich splicing factor 4 isoform X2, whose translation MSNIQKSCKQCGYGYRRSGRDKYGPPTRTEYRLIVENLSSRCSWQDLKDYMRQAGEVTYADAHKGRKNEGVIEFKSYSDMKRALEKLDGTEVNGRKIRLVEDRPGSRRRRSYSRSRSHSRSRSRSRHSHKSRSRSASSSRSKSRSRSRSVSRSRSKSRSRSKSRSRGQKEKSRTPSKEDKSRSRSRSAEKSRNKSKDKSEGTVHNSDEKAKSRSRSKEKSKSRSRSGSKDRGETRGSLRSRSKEKSRSKDREKSISKARSRSKSRDESRSRSHSKDKRKSRKRSRDDSRSRSRSRSHSKSEKSKRRSKRDSKPSSKKKRKDSHERSRSVSKEKEHVKSESDKKEAKGEGEDAAAHQVSRSRSRSISKSKPNVKSDSRSRSKSVSKPRSRSKSRSRSASRSHSRSRSRSRSRS comes from the exons ATGtcaaatattcagaaaagcTGTAAGCAAT GTGGATATGGTTATAGAAGAAGCGGAAGAGATAAGTACGGTCCTCCTACCCGTACAGAATACAGATTGATTGTGGAAAATTTGTCAAGCCGCTGCAGTTGGCAAGATCTTAAG GATTATATGCGTCAGGCAGGGGAAGTGACATATGCAGATGCacacaaaggaaggaaaaatgaaggtGTGATTGAGTTCAAATCCTATTCTGACATGAAAAGAGCCCTTGAAAAGCTGGACGGGACAGAAGTAAATGGCAGAAAGATTAGATTAGTGGAAGACAGACCTGGATCAAGACGGCGCCGCTCTTACTCCAGAAGCCGAAGCCACTCAAG GTCTCGCTCTCGAAGCAGACATTCTCATAAGAGCAGGAGCCGCAGTGCCAGTAGCAGTCGCTCCAAGAGTAGATCAAGATCCAG GTCTGTGTCCCGTTCCAGAAGCAAGAGCCGTAGTCGAAGCAAGAGCCGTAGCAGAggccaaaaagagaaaagcaggacTCCAAGTAAAGAGGATAAAAGTAGGAGCCGCAGCAGGAGTGCAGAGAAATCACGGAACAAAAGCAAAGATAAATCTGAGGGCACTGTCCATAACAGTGATGAGAAAGCAAAGAGCAGGAGCCGCAGCAAGGAGAAGAGtaagagcaggagcaggagtgGAAGCAAGGACAGAGGAGAGACCAGGGGGAGCTTGAGGAGTCGGAGCAAGGAGAAGAGTAGAAGCAAAGACAGGGAGAAGAGCATTAGCAAGGCTAGAAGCAGGAGCAAGAGTAGAGACGAGAGTAGGAGCAGGAGCCACAGTAAGGACAAAAGGAAAAGTAGGAAGAGAAGCAGGGATGACAGCAGAAGTAGAAGCAGGAGCCGCAGCCACAGCAAGAGTGAGAAAAGCAAGAGGCGCAGCAAGCGAGACAGCAAACCAAGtagcaagaagaaaaggaaggacaGCCATGAGCGGTCCAGGTCAGTCtccaaagaaaaagagcatGTAAAATCAGAGTCTGACAAAAAGGAGGCAAAAGGGGAGGGTGAGGATGCAGCAGCCCATCAGGTGTCTCGCTCCAGGTCTAGGTCAATTTCCAAGTCCAAACCAAATGTCAAATCAGATTCTCGTTCCAGGTCAAAATCTGTTTCAAAACCTAGGTCCCGGTCCAAGTCTAGGTCTAGGTCTGCCTCTAGGTCACACTCCCGATCACGGTCAAGGTCTCGCTCCAGATCCTAA